The nucleotide sequence GGGAGTCGATGATCCCCGCACTCGGTTGCGGGTTGCGGCCCTGGCTGATCCGGACCTGTTCGCGCAGCTCGTCCAGGATTCTCTCGGTGGCGCCGGTCTTGTTCCGCTGCCGGAACCGGCCGTACACGGTCTGCCACGGCGGGAAGTCCGCTGGCAGGTACCGCCAGGCGCAGCCCGTCCGCACCACGTACAAGATCGCGTCAACGATGGCCCTGCGGGAGTGCTTCTCCGGGCGGCCCATCCACTTCGGCGGCGGTAGCACCTGCTCGATGAGCGCCCACTGTAGGTCCGTCAGGTCGGAGGGGTACCGGCGCGATCGATCCATACCGGCACATCGACCACTGCCTCACCTACCGACGCACACGCCGTGCGACCACATCTAAAACGCGCTCTTAGGCAAGCGTGCCATCATTCAGGTGGTGGTCATCGGTGCAACCCTGGCCGTAGGACTGGGAATCGGCGGCGCTTCCGCCGCGGCAGCCACGAAGATCTATGTGGGCTCCTACCCGGACCAGGTGCTGTGTGCAGAGCAGGGTGAGGGTGACCTGGCGGCGGGTGCGGCCAGCTCGTGGAGTTGCGAGTTGGAGCCGGACGGCTCCTGGAGCCTCTACGAGGCCCTTTAGCCGGCGCCTCTTCGGGTGGACCTCTGCGGGCGCGACGTGCGGCGGACCCCGAAGTGCCGCCTGACACCGAATGACCGTCGGGCGAGGCGACACACAGTCATGCCTTGATGTCCGAACTGGACTCGGCGGCCGGATGAACGCGCTGGACTGGCGTGTTCATCCGGCCGCAGCCGGGCCGGTGGTCCGGGCTTGACGGCTTCACCCACTCGCGGACAGCCGGCTTTTGGCATCGGGTCCGGCGGCGTCGGGTTCGGTGTCGAGGTGTTCCGCCGTGAGTTGGTGCAGCCACTTCCTCGTGCGCAGTGGGGTTACGGCGTCCAGAGGCCGAGGTCGATGGTCCGGGTCAGGGTGGCCTGCTCGTCGTCGCCGTCCAGCGACCAGATCATCGCGCCGCCGAGTCGCTCCGCGCGGATGTACAGCGTCTTCTGGAGCAGCACCGCCGGGTCGTCGTACGTCCAGAACGTCGTACCGTCGTAGAGCCATGCCGTGCCGGCGCGCAGGTCGCGGTGTAGCCGGTAGCCGTCCCTGCCCACCTTGGTCTTCAGCACCTTGTAGTCCTCGTAGCCGGCCTCGAAGGTGGCCGGCGCGGCGCCGCCGGTGGCGGTACCGAACAGCCCGTCGCGCCCGCCGGTGACCCCGGTCCAGCCGCGCCCGTAGTACGGGATGCCCAGCACCAGCTTGCGGCGCTCGGCGCCGCGGTCGAGCCAGGCGTCGATGGTGCGGTCGACGGCGAAGTCCGGTTCGGTGGCCCCGGCCGGTACCCGCAGGGCGGACTGCTGGTTGGCGACCGGCTCCCAGGTGCCGTGGAAGTCGTAGCCCTGCACGGTGGCGAAGTCCAGGTTCCGGAAGACCTTGCGGACCTCGAAGCCGGCGTCGATCGCGGCCGGGTTGGCCGGTACGAAGGCGGTCAGCGCGTAGTGCCGCCGGGCCGGCCTGCCGAGCGCGTCGAGCTGGCGGCGGAACTCGGCGACCAGCGCGGTGAAGTTCTGCTTGTCCTCGGGCCGGTAGACGGTGTCGACGTCACCGGCCGAGCCCGGCCACTCCCAGTCCAGGTCGATGCCGTCGAAGACTCCGGCGAGCGAGCCGGGTCCGCCGGCGCTGCCGTCCGGGTTGGGCAGGTTGCCCTTGAGGTAGAGGTCGATGCATGAGGAGACGAACTTCCGCCGGGACTCGGGGGTGAGCGCCGCGTCGGAGAAGTGCGTCGACCAGCTCCAGCCGCCGAGTGAGATTAGTACCTTCAGGTCCGGATGCAGTGCCTTCAGCTTCTGCAACTGCCCGAAGTTGCCGTTCAGCGGCTCGCCCCAGCTGTCGGCGACGCCGTCGACGCTCTCCTCGGCGGGCACCGGCCGCTGGTAGTCGGCCCAGGCGTCGCCCTCGCCCGGCCCGCCGTCGACGTAGCAGCGGCCGTCCGGGCTGACGTTGCCGAAGGCGTAGTTGAGGTGGGTCAGCCGGCCCGCGGCGCCGGAGTCGTGCAGTTTCTTGATGGTGAAGGCCCG is from Micromonospora sp. WMMD1102 and encodes:
- a CDS encoding glycoside hydrolase family 18 protein, which produces MRGSVLCRLGTLTAATAVTALLAGIAVPPASAAPGAASRPETASRPDGGRGGDYVKVGYFTQWGIYGRAFTIKKLHDSGAAGRLTHLNYAFGNVSPDGRCYVDGGPGEGDAWADYQRPVPAEESVDGVADSWGEPLNGNFGQLQKLKALHPDLKVLISLGGWSWSTHFSDAALTPESRRKFVSSCIDLYLKGNLPNPDGSAGGPGSLAGVFDGIDLDWEWPGSAGDVDTVYRPEDKQNFTALVAEFRRQLDALGRPARRHYALTAFVPANPAAIDAGFEVRKVFRNLDFATVQGYDFHGTWEPVANQQSALRVPAGATEPDFAVDRTIDAWLDRGAERRKLVLGIPYYGRGWTGVTGGRDGLFGTATGGAAPATFEAGYEDYKVLKTKVGRDGYRLHRDLRAGTAWLYDGTTFWTYDDPAVLLQKTLYIRAERLGGAMIWSLDGDDEQATLTRTIDLGLWTP